The Peribacillus sp. FSL P2-0133 genome has a segment encoding these proteins:
- the ispE gene encoding 4-(cytidine 5'-diphospho)-2-C-methyl-D-erythritol kinase yields the protein MKLMEKAPAKINLALDVLFKRPDGYHEVEMIMTTVDLADRIELKEIKGNHIQILSHNRFVPDDHRNLAYQAAFILKERFGIKKGVSITIEKNIPVAAGLAGGSSDAAATLRGLNRLWKLGLSMDELAEIGAEIGSDVSFCVYGGTALARGRGEKITHLPAPPKCWVILAKPTIGVSTADIYKRLQTSKMEHPDVPGMISAIMENNYHDVCEGLGNVLEQVTLQLYPEVANIKDQMKTFGADSVLMSGSGPTVFGLVEHDSRMQRIYNGLRGFCDQVYAVRLLGDRNNLE from the coding sequence TTGAAGCTTATGGAAAAAGCCCCGGCTAAAATTAATTTGGCTTTGGATGTGCTTTTCAAACGGCCTGATGGGTATCATGAGGTGGAAATGATCATGACGACAGTCGACCTTGCCGATAGAATTGAACTAAAGGAAATAAAGGGAAATCATATTCAAATTCTATCCCATAATCGATTTGTTCCGGATGATCATCGGAATTTAGCTTATCAAGCTGCATTTATTCTAAAGGAACGTTTTGGAATCAAAAAAGGTGTTTCCATAACTATAGAGAAAAATATACCTGTAGCCGCAGGACTTGCTGGTGGAAGCAGTGATGCCGCAGCTACCTTGAGAGGCTTGAATAGACTGTGGAAGCTTGGTCTTTCCATGGATGAACTTGCGGAAATAGGAGCTGAAATTGGCTCTGACGTTTCATTTTGTGTATATGGAGGTACGGCATTGGCCAGGGGGCGCGGGGAAAAAATCACGCATCTTCCCGCACCGCCAAAATGCTGGGTCATCTTGGCCAAACCGACGATCGGCGTATCGACGGCAGATATATACAAAAGGCTCCAAACTTCAAAAATGGAGCATCCGGATGTACCTGGAATGATTTCGGCTATTATGGAAAACAATTATCACGATGTATGTGAAGGGTTGGGTAATGTTCTGGAACAAGTGACATTGCAGTTATACCCAGAGGTTGCGAACATTAAAGATCAAATGAAGACATTTGGAGCGGATTCGGTCTTGATGAGCGGAAGTGGTCCGACAGTTTTTGGTTTGGTGGAACATGATTCGCGCATGCAAAGAATTTATAATGGACTTCGCGGGTTTTGTGATCAAGTCTATGCGGTCCGTTTACTGGGTGATCGAAACAATCTTGAATAG
- the glmU gene encoding bifunctional UDP-N-acetylglucosamine diphosphorylase/glucosamine-1-phosphate N-acetyltransferase GlmU has protein sequence MSNRYAIILAAGQGTRMKSKLYKVLHPVCGKPMVQHVIDQVNQLQIEDIVTVIGHGAEKVQEQLGDSCKYALQEQQLGTAHAVMQAESVLSVKSGTTLVICGDTPLIKAETMKELIALHEQSQAKATILTAYADNPAGYGRVLRGEGGLVEKIVEHKDATDEERYVKEINTGTYCFDNQALFSALKKVSNENVQGEYYLPDVIEILKEEGEVVTAFQSSDFEETLGVNDRVALSQAEQILRKRINETHMRNGVTIIDPLTTFIEADVQIGQDTVINPGSFIKGKSIIGQDCLIGPNTEISNCEIGDGTEVLQSVVHESSIGSFVKIGPFAHVRPQSDIKDSVKIGNFVEIKKTVFGEGSKASHLSYIGDAEVGENVNIGCGSITVNYDGKNKHLTKIEDNVFIGCNSNLVAPVTVGEGAYVAAGSTITQDVPQEALSVARARQVNKEDYVKNLKFNK, from the coding sequence ATGAGTAATCGCTATGCAATAATATTGGCCGCTGGGCAAGGTACTAGGATGAAATCTAAGCTTTATAAGGTTTTGCACCCTGTTTGCGGGAAACCAATGGTACAACATGTTATCGATCAAGTCAATCAACTTCAAATAGAAGATATTGTTACAGTCATCGGCCATGGAGCTGAAAAAGTACAAGAACAACTTGGTGATTCATGCAAGTATGCCTTACAAGAACAGCAATTAGGTACGGCACATGCTGTAATGCAAGCGGAAAGCGTTTTATCCGTAAAAAGTGGAACGACTCTTGTTATTTGCGGTGATACGCCTCTGATTAAAGCGGAAACGATGAAAGAGCTTATAGCATTGCATGAGCAAAGTCAGGCGAAAGCAACAATCTTAACGGCATATGCAGATAACCCTGCTGGTTATGGAAGGGTCCTTCGCGGTGAAGGCGGTCTTGTAGAAAAAATCGTCGAGCATAAGGATGCCACTGATGAAGAAAGATATGTTAAGGAAATAAATACCGGTACATATTGCTTCGATAACCAAGCATTATTTAGCGCGCTGAAAAAAGTTTCAAATGAAAATGTCCAGGGAGAATATTACTTACCGGATGTTATTGAAATCTTAAAAGAGGAAGGCGAAGTGGTGACGGCCTTCCAATCAAGTGATTTCGAGGAGACATTGGGTGTAAATGACCGAGTGGCTTTATCGCAGGCGGAGCAAATTTTGCGGAAACGCATCAATGAAACGCATATGAGGAATGGTGTAACGATCATCGATCCGCTAACTACGTTCATTGAAGCGGACGTACAAATCGGACAGGATACAGTCATTAATCCTGGGTCATTCATTAAAGGAAAAAGTATTATCGGGCAGGATTGCTTGATTGGCCCGAATACGGAAATCAGTAATTGTGAAATTGGTGATGGAACGGAAGTCCTCCAATCGGTTGTACACGAAAGCAGTATTGGAAGTTTTGTTAAAATCGGTCCATTCGCACATGTTAGACCTCAATCAGATATTAAGGATTCCGTTAAGATCGGTAATTTTGTCGAAATTAAAAAGACCGTTTTTGGCGAAGGAAGCAAGGCCTCTCACTTGAGTTATATTGGAGATGCAGAGGTTGGGGAGAATGTTAATATAGGCTGCGGATCTATTACCGTGAATTACGACGGGAAAAATAAACATTTGACGAAGATTGAAGACAATGTCTTCATAGGCTGCAATTCTAATCTGGTTGCACCTGTGACGGTAGGAGAAGGGGCATATGTAGCTGCTGGGTCAACCATCACGCAAGATGTACCGCAGGAAGCCCTATCCGTTGCCCGGGCTCGTCAAGTTAACAAAGAAGATTATGTCAAGAATTTGAAATTTAATAAATAA
- a CDS encoding sulfonate ABC transporter substrate-binding protein produces MKKKRKIWLLSIFSIIMLIVSACGQEKNSSTSADAKESDKTIRIGYQKFGTLNILKSKGELETHLKEVGYTVDWTEFPAGPQLLEALNVGSIDFGHTGEAPPIFAQAANAPLVYIANQPANPSGEAIVVQKDSPIKNVKDLKGKKVGLNKGSNVHYLLVKALEEAGLTLDDIQPVYLPPADARAAFEGNQIDAWVIWDPFLSAAELELETKTIQDGEGLVANREFFLATDSFAENEEALKIIKEELIKVDKWIEENPRDVAEFLSPEIGMSVEALEKTLNRKEYGLEEISNGVLDDQQKIADTFYNLKLIPSKINVLDASADVKKN; encoded by the coding sequence ATGAAGAAAAAACGAAAAATATGGCTGCTGTCCATCTTCAGCATCATCATGCTGATAGTAAGTGCATGCGGGCAGGAAAAGAACAGTTCCACAAGTGCTGATGCAAAAGAATCGGATAAGACCATCCGAATCGGTTATCAAAAATTCGGGACATTAAATATTTTAAAATCAAAAGGGGAGCTGGAAACACATTTAAAGGAAGTGGGATATACAGTCGATTGGACTGAATTCCCTGCAGGACCTCAGCTGCTTGAAGCCTTGAATGTCGGCAGCATTGATTTTGGGCACACAGGGGAGGCACCGCCGATATTTGCACAAGCAGCCAATGCTCCGCTTGTCTATATTGCCAATCAGCCGGCAAACCCATCAGGAGAGGCTATAGTTGTACAAAAGGATTCACCCATTAAAAATGTGAAAGATTTAAAGGGAAAGAAGGTTGGCTTGAATAAAGGTTCCAATGTTCATTATTTATTGGTCAAAGCGTTAGAGGAAGCAGGTCTTACTCTTGATGACATTCAGCCCGTCTACTTGCCACCGGCTGATGCGAGGGCTGCTTTTGAAGGAAACCAAATCGATGCCTGGGTAATATGGGATCCATTTTTATCAGCGGCGGAATTGGAACTTGAAACGAAAACGATTCAGGATGGAGAAGGACTGGTGGCGAATCGGGAATTCTTTTTGGCAACTGATTCATTTGCCGAGAACGAAGAGGCTTTGAAGATTATCAAAGAAGAACTGATAAAAGTTGATAAATGGATTGAAGAAAACCCAAGGGACGTCGCTGAGTTTCTATCTCCGGAAATTGGAATGAGTGTGGAGGCATTGGAAAAAACATTAAATAGAAAAGAATATGGACTTGAGGAGATTTCCAATGGGGTTTTGGATGATCAACAAAAGATTGCCGATACGTTTTACAATCTTAAATTAATCCCAAGCAAGATTAATGTTCTGGATGCATCTGCAGATGTTAAAAAAAATTAA
- the ssuD gene encoding FMNH2-dependent alkanesulfonate monooxygenase — protein MKVFWFLPSHGESRYLGSTKGGRAITLPYLKQIAQAVDHLGFEGALLPTGRSCEDAWVVGSSLISATERMKFLVAIRPGLMSPTLAARMASSFDRLSNGRLLINVVTGGDPVELAGDGVFLNHKERYEQTNEFLDIWRKEMSGESVDYEGEHLKVEGGNILLSPVQKPYPPLYFGGSSDPAIDISGKHIDVYLTWGEPPEQVAEKIEKVRKKAAEYGREVRFGIRMHVIVRETEEEAWQAADELIKYVDDEMIENSQKIFERFDSVGQKRMSQLHNGNRDSLEISPNLWAGVGLVRGGAGTALVGSAENVAARMKEYEEIGIESFVLSGYPHLEEAYRVAELLFPLLPVERLESPVSKATSPFGEILANDHYPTKGSENEDAEKIKQKVQ, from the coding sequence ATGAAAGTATTTTGGTTTTTACCATCGCATGGGGAAAGTCGCTATTTAGGATCGACAAAGGGAGGGAGGGCAATCACGCTTCCTTATTTAAAACAAATAGCACAGGCGGTTGATCATTTGGGTTTTGAAGGGGCTTTGCTTCCGACGGGACGGTCTTGTGAGGATGCATGGGTAGTGGGCTCTTCACTGATTTCCGCAACGGAAAGAATGAAATTTCTAGTTGCGATTCGTCCAGGTTTAATGTCGCCAACCTTAGCTGCGCGTATGGCTTCAAGCTTCGACCGGTTGTCGAATGGCCGTCTTTTGATCAATGTGGTAACTGGGGGGGACCCAGTCGAATTGGCAGGTGATGGCGTGTTTCTGAATCATAAGGAACGCTATGAGCAAACAAATGAATTTCTCGATATCTGGAGAAAGGAAATGTCTGGTGAGAGTGTGGACTATGAAGGGGAGCACCTAAAGGTTGAAGGTGGGAATATTCTGTTGTCACCTGTACAAAAACCGTACCCACCGCTCTATTTCGGAGGTTCATCCGATCCAGCCATCGATATTTCGGGAAAGCATATTGATGTGTACTTGACTTGGGGTGAGCCGCCGGAGCAAGTGGCTGAAAAAATTGAAAAGGTACGTAAAAAAGCAGCAGAGTACGGACGTGAAGTCAGATTCGGCATTCGCATGCATGTCATTGTAAGGGAAACGGAAGAAGAAGCTTGGCAGGCAGCGGACGAACTCATTAAATATGTGGATGATGAAATGATTGAAAATTCACAAAAGATTTTTGAAAGGTTTGATTCAGTGGGCCAAAAGCGGATGTCGCAACTCCATAACGGAAACAGGGATTCGCTTGAAATCAGCCCTAACCTTTGGGCAGGAGTAGGTCTAGTGCGCGGGGGCGCCGGTACGGCACTGGTAGGGAGTGCAGAAAATGTTGCTGCCAGAATGAAGGAATATGAAGAAATCGGAATAGAATCCTTTGTTTTATCTGGATACCCTCATCTTGAAGAAGCATACAGAGTTGCGGAATTATTATTCCCTTTACTCCCTGTTGAACGGCTGGAAAGTCCTGTTTCAAAAGCTACGAGCCCATTTGGGGAAATACTGGCAAATGACCACTACCCTACAAAAGGAAGTGAAAATGAAGATGCAGAAAAAATTAAACAAAAAGTTCAATAG
- the ssuC gene encoding aliphatic sulfonate ABC transporter permease SsuC, producing the protein MKMQKKLNKKFNRFQLISWLVPILLLVTWQLLSLWGILSDRILPAPTEVFQAGVALLETGELIDYIGISAQRAFIGFLIGGIIGFVLGLLNGLSSIAETLFDTSLQMLRNIPHLALIPLVILWFGIEEEAKIFLVALGVLFPIYLNTFHGVKSVDKGLIEAARVYGLSGFSLFWNVILPAAFPSILVGIRFSLGIMWVTLIVAETISANSGIGYMAMNAREFMRMDIVVLSILLYALLGKISDVAAKIIEKRCLKWHPSYQ; encoded by the coding sequence ATGAAGATGCAGAAAAAATTAAACAAAAAGTTCAATAGGTTCCAACTCATATCTTGGCTTGTGCCCATTCTCCTTTTGGTAACTTGGCAGCTGCTGTCTTTGTGGGGGATTTTGTCGGATCGGATATTGCCTGCCCCGACTGAAGTGTTTCAAGCAGGTGTCGCTTTATTGGAGACAGGTGAACTTATAGATTATATCGGCATCAGTGCCCAGCGTGCCTTCATCGGATTTTTAATAGGCGGGATCATTGGTTTTGTACTAGGTTTATTAAATGGATTATCATCCATTGCTGAAACCTTATTCGATACCTCGCTTCAGATGTTGCGTAACATTCCCCATTTAGCTTTAATACCGCTGGTGATTTTATGGTTTGGTATAGAAGAAGAAGCGAAAATTTTCCTTGTCGCTTTAGGGGTTCTTTTTCCTATCTATCTAAATACATTTCATGGAGTGAAATCGGTGGATAAGGGATTGATCGAAGCAGCGAGGGTTTATGGGTTAAGTGGTTTTTCTTTATTCTGGAATGTTATTCTCCCTGCCGCCTTTCCATCCATTTTGGTGGGTATCCGCTTCTCCCTTGGAATCATGTGGGTCACATTAATTGTCGCAGAAACAATATCCGCTAATTCCGGAATTGGATATATGGCTATGAATGCCCGGGAATTCATGAGGATGGATATTGTTGTTCTTAGTATTCTCTTATATGCCTTATTGGGGAAAATATCGGACGTTGCGGCCAAAATAATCGAAAAAAGATGCTTAAAGTGGCATCCATCATACCAATGA
- a CDS encoding RidA family protein, producing the protein MKTIHTDEAPAAIGPYSQGVIVDKLFFSSGQIPLTASGEMVTGDVKEQTHQVFKNLQAVLKEAGASLETVIKATVFIKSMDDFGSINEIYGEYFSAHKPARSCVEVARLPKDALVEIEVVALVK; encoded by the coding sequence ATGAAAACGATACATACTGATGAAGCACCGGCAGCGATCGGACCATATTCACAAGGCGTGATCGTGGATAAGTTATTTTTCAGTTCAGGACAGATCCCACTTACTGCTTCTGGTGAGATGGTGACTGGGGATGTAAAGGAACAAACACACCAGGTCTTTAAGAATCTCCAAGCCGTATTGAAAGAAGCTGGGGCTTCATTGGAAACTGTCATTAAGGCTACAGTATTCATTAAAAGTATGGATGATTTCGGTTCGATTAATGAAATATACGGAGAATATTTTTCTGCTCACAAACCTGCTCGCTCTTGTGTAGAGGTTGCTCGCCTTCCTAAAGATGCACTAGTGGAAATAGAAGTGGTAGCGCTCGTTAAATAA
- a CDS encoding ribose-phosphate diphosphokinase, with protein MSNQYLDPNLKVFSLNSNFDLAQEIAAAIGVELGKCSVTSFSDGEVQINIEESIRGCDVYVIQSTSQPVNENLMELLIMIDALKRASAKTINIVMPYYGYARQDRKARAREPITAKLVANLLETAGAHRVITLDLHAPQIQGFFDILIDHLVAVPILADFFKEKDLSDIVIVSPDHGGVTRARKMADRLKAPIAIIDKRRPRPNVAEVMNIIGNIEGKTAILIDDIIDTAGTITLAANALVENGAKAVYACCTHPVLSGPAIERIQNSTIKELVVTNSIALSEDKKIDKITGLSVAPLIAEAIIRVHEEQSVSTLFD; from the coding sequence ATGTCAAATCAGTATTTAGATCCTAATTTAAAAGTATTCTCTTTAAATTCAAACTTCGATTTAGCTCAGGAAATTGCTGCTGCAATCGGTGTTGAACTTGGAAAATGTAGCGTAACAAGTTTCAGTGACGGTGAAGTTCAGATTAATATTGAAGAAAGTATTCGTGGCTGTGACGTTTACGTAATCCAATCAACAAGCCAACCAGTCAATGAAAATTTAATGGAACTTTTAATTATGATCGATGCTCTTAAACGTGCTTCAGCTAAAACGATCAATATTGTAATGCCATATTACGGTTATGCCCGACAAGATCGTAAAGCGCGTGCGCGTGAACCGATTACAGCTAAACTTGTCGCAAATCTTTTAGAAACGGCTGGTGCCCACCGTGTTATCACTTTAGATCTTCACGCACCACAAATTCAAGGTTTCTTCGATATTCTGATCGATCACCTTGTTGCTGTTCCGATTTTAGCTGATTTCTTCAAGGAAAAAGATTTAAGTGATATCGTCATCGTTTCCCCAGATCATGGTGGTGTAACACGTGCCCGTAAAATGGCAGATCGCCTAAAAGCACCGATTGCCATTATCGATAAGCGCCGTCCAAGACCGAACGTGGCTGAAGTCATGAACATTATTGGTAATATTGAAGGGAAGACAGCAATACTGATTGATGACATCATCGATACTGCAGGCACTATTACACTAGCGGCCAATGCCCTTGTGGAGAATGGTGCTAAAGCAGTGTATGCTTGTTGTACACACCCAGTCCTTTCAGGTCCTGCCATCGAAAGGATTCAAAATTCAACGATCAAGGAATTGGTCGTGACTAACTCGATTGCCCTATCTGAAGATAAGAAAATCGATAAAATTACTGGACTTTCTGTAGCACCTTTGATTGCAGAGGCGATTATTCGTGTGCATGAGGAACAATCAGTCAGCACATTATTCGATTGA
- the spoVG gene encoding septation regulator SpoVG codes for MEVTDVRLRRVNTDGRMRAIASITLDNEFVVHDIRVIDGNNGLFVAMPSKRTPDGEFRDIAHPINSSTRGKIQEAVLTEYHRLGELETELEEAGAGAS; via the coding sequence ATGGAAGTAACTGACGTAAGATTACGCCGTGTGAATACGGATGGTCGTATGAGAGCTATCGCATCAATTACACTGGATAATGAATTTGTGGTTCATGATATTCGTGTGATCGACGGAAACAATGGTTTATTTGTAGCAATGCCAAGTAAACGAACTCCAGATGGAGAATTCCGGGATATCGCTCATCCAATCAATTCCTCGACACGCGGGAAAATTCAAGAAGCTGTCTTGACAGAATATCATCGATTGGGAGAACTTGAAACTGAATTAGAGGAAGCTGGAGCAGGTGCTTCTTAA
- the rsmA gene encoding 16S rRNA (adenine(1518)-N(6)/adenine(1519)-N(6))-dimethyltransferase RsmA, whose amino-acid sequence MNKDIATPVRTKEILKKYGFSFKKSLGQNFLIDTNILKRIVEHANLTEESGAIEIGPGIGALTEQLAKSSKKVAAFEIDQRLLPILSDTLSPYSNVNIIHGDVLKADVKKVIEEEFAGFSDLMVVANLPYYVTTPIILKLLSEDLPIRGIVCMLQKEVADRIAAKPGTKEYGSLSIAIQYYTEAETVMIVPKTVFMPQPNVDSAVIRLTKRVKPIVEVMDEDFLFTVTRASFAQRRKTILNNLTSQLPDGKSKKELILAALEAAEVDPSRRGETLSIKEFGRLSDALLPNFK is encoded by the coding sequence ATGAATAAGGATATTGCAACCCCTGTCAGAACGAAAGAAATATTAAAGAAATATGGATTCTCCTTTAAAAAGAGCTTAGGTCAGAACTTTTTAATCGATACGAATATCTTGAAACGTATTGTCGAACATGCCAATTTGACAGAGGAAAGCGGCGCCATCGAAATTGGGCCGGGAATCGGGGCATTGACGGAACAACTAGCGAAAAGCAGCAAAAAGGTTGCGGCCTTTGAGATTGATCAGCGTCTGCTGCCCATCTTATCGGATACACTCTCTCCCTATAGCAATGTAAACATCATTCACGGGGATGTTCTCAAGGCTGATGTCAAGAAGGTCATCGAGGAGGAATTTGCTGGCTTTTCGGACCTGATGGTTGTTGCAAATCTGCCATACTATGTCACGACTCCCATCATTTTGAAGCTATTGTCCGAGGACCTGCCCATTAGGGGCATCGTGTGCATGCTGCAAAAGGAAGTGGCCGATCGAATTGCCGCAAAACCTGGGACAAAGGAATACGGTTCTTTATCCATTGCCATTCAATATTATACTGAAGCCGAAACAGTGATGATAGTACCCAAAACGGTATTCATGCCTCAGCCTAATGTTGATTCAGCTGTAATCCGCCTTACAAAGCGCGTGAAGCCGATCGTCGAGGTAATGGATGAGGATTTCTTATTCACTGTGACCCGGGCGAGCTTTGCGCAGCGTCGGAAAACGATTTTAAATAACTTAACCAGTCAGCTGCCAGATGGTAAATCGAAAAAAGAACTTATACTTGCTGCTCTCGAAGCCGCGGAAGTGGATCCTTCCAGACGGGGGGAAACGCTGAGCATCAAAGAATTTGGCCGCTTAAGTGATGCATTATTGCCGAATTTCAAATAA
- a CDS encoding Veg family protein: protein MPKTLADIKTALDSNLGKRLLLKANGGRRKTVERFGTLAETYPAVFVIELDQDENAFERVSYSYADVLTETVELTFLNKQQEM from the coding sequence ATGCCAAAAACTCTAGCTGATATTAAAACTGCACTTGATTCAAACCTAGGTAAAAGATTGCTCTTAAAAGCAAACGGTGGAAGAAGAAAGACTGTAGAACGATTCGGAACTTTGGCGGAAACTTATCCGGCTGTTTTTGTAATTGAGCTCGACCAAGATGAAAATGCGTTTGAAAGAGTATCTTACAGCTATGCGGATGTTTTAACGGAAACCGTAGAACTAACATTTTTAAACAAACAACAAGAGATGTAA
- the yabG gene encoding sporulation peptidase YabG, with product MNIQINDIVGRVSYKCDVVFRVIDIRDIDGRRQAVLYGEDIRLIADAPFQDLMIINDNERNDRQRSNEVLQEQSYRLLTQDLELQQQKNGYQSSNGYRYSGEYFQIPGRVLHVDGDASYLRKCMDLYQKFSIPVNGIYCNEKEMPQRIGGLLDHYRPDILVVTGHDAYSKSKGPISDINAYRHSKDFVQTVREARRRVSHLDQLIIFAGACQSHFESLIQAGANFASSPSRVNIHALDPVYIVGKISFTPFSDHIHVWDVLRNTLTGEKGLGGIETKGVLRTGLPFKPFQEE from the coding sequence ATGAATATTCAAATAAACGATATTGTTGGTCGGGTTTCTTATAAATGCGACGTGGTGTTCCGGGTAATTGATATCCGTGATATTGACGGAAGGCGTCAAGCTGTTCTTTATGGGGAAGATATCCGACTGATTGCAGATGCACCTTTTCAAGATTTAATGATCATTAATGATAATGAAAGAAATGATCGACAAAGGTCGAATGAGGTACTTCAAGAACAATCTTACCGCTTATTAACACAAGATCTAGAGCTGCAACAACAAAAAAATGGCTATCAATCCAGTAATGGTTATCGGTACAGCGGTGAATATTTTCAGATACCAGGGAGAGTCCTCCATGTTGATGGGGATGCATCTTACTTAAGGAAATGCATGGATCTATATCAGAAATTCAGTATTCCGGTCAATGGCATCTATTGCAATGAAAAGGAAATGCCCCAAAGAATCGGGGGGCTGTTGGACCATTATCGGCCGGACATTCTTGTTGTCACCGGTCATGATGCCTATTCAAAATCAAAAGGGCCGATATCCGATATTAATGCCTACCGTCACTCAAAGGATTTTGTACAGACGGTTAGAGAAGCGCGAAGGAGGGTTTCTCATTTAGACCAACTGATTATATTTGCCGGGGCTTGTCAGTCGCATTTTGAATCGCTGATCCAAGCGGGGGCAAATTTTGCAAGTTCTCCTTCCCGTGTTAATATACATGCTCTTGATCCGGTATATATCGTCGGAAAGATAAGCTTTACGCCTTTTTCCGATCATATTCATGTATGGGATGTCCTTCGGAATACATTAACTGGAGAGAAGGGGTTGGGGGGAATTGAGACAAAAGGGGTGTTACGGACCGGGTTGCCTTTCAAGCCATTTCAGGAAGAATGA
- the purR gene encoding pur operon repressor, with amino-acid sequence MKFRRSERLVDMTNYLLEHPGELVSLTYFAERYSSAKSSISEDLTIIKDTFEQRGIGSLTTVPGAAGGVKYIVSIKEEEASAFIDGLCDTIASPERLLPGGYLYMTDILGHPQTVNKVGRIIASMYAKKNISVIMTMATKGISLAYAVANYLNVPVVIVSRNNKVTEGSTVSINYVSGSSKRIQTMVLSKRSLVEGSNVLIVDDFMKAGGTVNGMISLLDEFKATVAGIAVLVESEHTEECLVEDYVSLIKLTQVVERDKKINVSRGNYFTKKE; translated from the coding sequence ATGAAATTTCGTCGCAGCGAGAGGCTAGTCGATATGACCAATTATTTATTAGAACATCCAGGGGAACTTGTTTCGCTGACTTATTTTGCTGAAAGATATAGTTCGGCAAAATCCTCGATCAGTGAAGATTTGACAATCATCAAAGATACCTTCGAACAACGCGGGATAGGATCTTTAACAACCGTTCCAGGTGCGGCCGGTGGAGTGAAATATATTGTTTCCATCAAGGAAGAAGAAGCCAGTGCCTTCATTGACGGATTATGCGATACGATCGCTAGTCCAGAAAGGCTACTTCCTGGCGGTTATCTATATATGACAGACATATTAGGACATCCGCAAACCGTGAATAAGGTTGGAAGGATAATCGCTTCAATGTATGCCAAAAAAAACATCTCAGTCATCATGACAATGGCAACCAAAGGGATATCATTAGCATACGCCGTGGCAAATTATTTGAATGTTCCAGTTGTAATTGTAAGTAGGAATAATAAAGTAACGGAAGGTTCAACAGTGAGCATCAATTATGTTTCAGGCTCTTCAAAGAGGATTCAGACTATGGTACTCTCTAAGAGAAGCTTGGTTGAGGGTTCGAATGTATTAATTGTAGACGATTTCATGAAGGCTGGGGGTACCGTTAATGGTATGATCAGTCTATTGGATGAATTTAAGGCAACAGTTGCCGGAATAGCGGTGCTGGTCGAATCCGAACATACGGAAGAGTGCCTTGTCGAGGACTATGTTTCTTTAATCAAGTTGACGCAGGTGGTCGAAAGAGACAAGAAAATTAATGTAAGCCGTGGGAATTATTTTACGAAAAAGGAATAG
- a CDS encoding small, acid-soluble spore protein, alpha/beta type yields MSRKKGIMSNDLKEELAKELGFYDVVQKEGWGGIRARDAGNMVKLAIEKAQRQLVNKE; encoded by the coding sequence TTGAGCAGGAAAAAAGGGATTATGTCAAATGATCTTAAAGAGGAATTGGCTAAAGAACTTGGATTTTACGATGTTGTCCAGAAAGAAGGCTGGGGAGGAATCCGGGCCAGGGACGCAGGTAACATGGTAAAACTTGCTATCGAAAAAGCACAACGTCAATTGGTGAACAAAGAGTAA